One Chanodichthys erythropterus isolate Z2021 chromosome 22, ASM2448905v1, whole genome shotgun sequence DNA window includes the following coding sequences:
- the LOC137013039 gene encoding thy-1 membrane glycoprotein-like: MNTFNNMFGWILLLGVLMSPVLCQDEESVITVCQEEDKDLRVDCLLEPKPNYHTDYEFSMSKGQKETIINTNISGIMPEPKFRHNTFVTELEPYGFRLTIMSFSITENTTFICKVTKIQKTLFVELDSIQPCSAISVFLLGYPWLSLLIPLCIIHLSEAF; the protein is encoded by the exons ATGAACACATTTAACAATATGTTTGGGTGGATTCTTCTTCTGGGAG TTCTGATGAGCCCAGTGTTGTGTCAGGATGAGGAGAGTGTAATTACAGTATGCCAAGAGGAAGATAAAGACCTCAGAGTGGACTGCCTTCTGGAGCCCAAACCCAACTACCACACAGACTATGAGTTCTCCATGTCCAAAGGCCAAAAAGAGACCATCATAAACACAAACATCTCTGGAATCATGCCTGAACCCAAGTTCAGGCACAACACATTTGTGACAGAGCTCGAACCATACGGATTCAGGCTGACCATTATGAGCTTCTCCATCACTGAGAATACAACGTTCATTTGTAAAGTAACCAAGATCCAGAAGACTCTATTTGTTGAATTAG ATAGCATCCAGCCCTGCTCTGCCATCAGTGTGTTTCTGCTGGGTTATCCTTGGCTCAGTCTCCTGATTCCTCTGTGCATCATACATCTATCAGAAGCCTTTTAA